One genomic segment of Vibrio sp. SCSIO 43136 includes these proteins:
- a CDS encoding chemotaxis protein CheW, translated as MSQTNELEVRKEQVNDEVLQWVTFQLEDETYGINVMQVREVLRYTEIAPVPGAPDYVLGIINLRGNVVTVIDTRSRFGLMEGEITDNTRIIVIESEHQVIGILVDSVAEVVYLRSSEIDTTPSVGTDESAKFIQGVSNRDGKLLILVDLNKLLSDEEWEEMAHL; from the coding sequence ATGTCTCAAACGAACGAACTAGAAGTTAGAAAAGAACAAGTGAATGATGAAGTACTTCAGTGGGTGACATTCCAGTTAGAGGATGAAACTTACGGCATCAACGTGATGCAAGTTCGTGAAGTGCTTCGTTATACTGAGATTGCACCTGTACCAGGGGCTCCAGACTATGTTCTAGGTATTATTAACCTTCGTGGTAACGTCGTAACCGTTATCGATACCCGTTCTCGTTTTGGTCTAATGGAAGGTGAGATCACCGATAATACCCGTATTATCGTTATCGAATCAGAGCACCAAGTGATCGGTATCCTAGTGGATAGCGTTGCAGAAGTGGTTTACTTACGTTCTTCTGAAATCGACACAACACCAAGTGTTGGTACTGACGAAAGTGCTAAGTTCATTCAAGGTGTTAGCAACCGTGATGGTAAGCTACTTATCTTGGTTGACCTTAACAAGCTTCTATCTGATGAAGAATGGGAAGAAATGGCTCACCTATAA
- a CDS encoding DUF2802 domain-containing protein: MFEQLYPYLPFIIGAGVLVFALVLMVLVKVRSHSNKRLDAFRQQTRALEKELAKTNKQLLEVRSVMVGLGQKVSEQQDVIGHLNDRVTELEHVDSDGRLYSRASKMVQLGAGINELIEECELPKAEAELMMSLQSKIAGKEKVPSLHSHPERQSSVSKSQPLKGKRRPMR, translated from the coding sequence ATGTTTGAGCAGTTGTACCCATACCTGCCTTTTATCATTGGGGCAGGTGTTCTTGTTTTTGCGCTAGTGCTGATGGTGCTCGTGAAAGTGCGTAGCCACTCTAACAAGCGCTTGGATGCTTTTCGTCAGCAAACTCGTGCTTTAGAAAAAGAGTTAGCAAAAACCAACAAGCAGTTATTGGAAGTGCGTTCTGTGATGGTTGGCCTCGGTCAAAAAGTTTCAGAGCAGCAAGACGTGATTGGGCACTTAAACGATCGAGTTACTGAGCTTGAACATGTCGATTCTGATGGTCGCCTCTATAGTCGTGCCAGTAAAATGGTTCAGCTTGGTGCAGGCATCAATGAACTGATTGAAGAGTGTGAACTTCCAAAAGCGGAAGCCGAGTTGATGATGTCGCTGCAGAGCAAAATTGCAGGTAAAGAAAAAGTGCCTTCTTTGCACAGTCATCCTGAAAGGCAGTCAAGTGTCTCTAAGTCACAGCCTTTGAAAGGCAAACGGCGACCAATGCGTTAA
- the ccmA gene encoding cytochrome c biogenesis heme-transporting ATPase CcmA encodes MLDISNLTAIRDERVLFEELSFRVQPGELIQIEGRNGTGKTTLLRIIAGLGDHEGGEIEWKGESIFSSRDNYHQDLLFLGHQTGVKRELSGFENLMFYQQIHQQKNDPQAILDALTQVGLAGREEVPVAQLSAGQQRRVALARLWLSNHPLWILDEPLTAIDKQGVKVLEQLFLNHAQNGGMVMLTTHQDMFADNPLLRKIRLGD; translated from the coding sequence ATGCTGGATATATCTAACTTAACTGCTATTCGTGATGAGCGGGTGCTATTCGAAGAGCTTTCGTTCAGGGTTCAACCCGGTGAGCTGATCCAAATAGAAGGTCGAAATGGTACGGGTAAGACAACCTTACTGCGTATTATCGCAGGGTTAGGTGATCACGAAGGTGGTGAGATTGAATGGAAAGGTGAAAGCATTTTTTCTAGCCGAGACAACTACCATCAAGATTTACTTTTCTTGGGTCATCAGACAGGTGTGAAACGAGAGCTAAGCGGCTTCGAAAACCTGATGTTCTACCAGCAAATCCACCAACAAAAGAATGATCCACAGGCCATCTTGGATGCATTAACCCAAGTGGGCCTTGCTGGGCGTGAAGAAGTACCTGTTGCTCAATTGTCTGCAGGGCAGCAAAGACGCGTTGCGCTGGCCAGACTTTGGCTGAGCAATCACCCGTTGTGGATATTGGATGAGCCGCTTACGGCTATTGATAAGCAAGGGGTCAAAGTGCTCGAACAGCTGTTCTTAAATCACGCTCAGAATGGTGGCATGGTGATGCTGACGACACACCAAGATATGTTCGCTGATAATCCATTATTGCGCAAAATTCGTTTGGGGGACTAG
- the ccmB gene encoding heme exporter protein CcmB codes for MISGMITIVRRELLIAFRRQADILNPLWFFIIVVTLFPLSIGPDPNLLARISAGIVWVAALLSALLSLERLFRDDFQDGSLEQMMLMPLPLQVSVIAKVIAHWLLTGLPLILISPLLAVLLSLNFDTWLAVVTTLLLGTPTLSFIGAIGVALTVGLQKGGVLLSLLILPLYIPVLIFATSAIDAASIGMAYNGQLAILGAMLAGAATLTPFAISAALRVSVN; via the coding sequence ATGATTTCAGGAATGATCACCATAGTTCGCCGAGAGCTACTCATCGCATTTCGACGCCAAGCCGATATTTTGAATCCATTGTGGTTCTTCATCATTGTTGTCACTTTATTTCCTCTGAGTATTGGTCCAGATCCCAACCTTTTGGCTCGTATTTCCGCCGGTATCGTTTGGGTGGCGGCTTTGCTTTCAGCATTGCTATCTCTTGAGCGTCTGTTCCGTGATGACTTCCAAGACGGCTCGCTTGAGCAAATGATGCTGATGCCTCTTCCATTGCAAGTGTCCGTGATAGCTAAAGTGATCGCCCACTGGCTTTTGACAGGCTTGCCACTGATCCTGATCAGTCCGCTGCTCGCAGTGCTGCTGTCACTGAATTTTGACACTTGGTTGGCTGTGGTTACCACCCTGTTGTTAGGGACACCAACCTTAAGTTTTATCGGTGCTATTGGTGTGGCACTTACGGTTGGCCTGCAGAAAGGTGGTGTTTTACTGAGTTTGTTAATTTTACCGCTTTATATCCCAGTTTTGATCTTTGCTACTTCAGCGATTGATGCGGCAAGTATTGGGATGGCGTATAACGGACAATTAGCAATATTAGGTGCGATGCTTGCTGGCGCTGCAACACTGACGCCGTTTGCGATTAGTGCAGCATTACGAGTCAGCGTAAATTAA